A part of Betaproteobacteria bacterium genomic DNA contains:
- a CDS encoding aminotransferase class I/II-fold pyridoxal phosphate-dependent enzyme: MKPPVSKLPRVGTTIFTTMSALAQEVGAVNLGQGFPDFDCDARLLDMMNAAMRAGFNQYPPMTGILELREEIAKKVFELYGRQYDVAAEITITAGATQAIQTALTAIVHPGDEVIIFEPVYDSYEPVIRLNGGVPVYARLAFPDYRPDWNAVRALITPRTRAIMINTPHNPTATLWPRADMEALADLLRGTDIMLISDEVYEHMVYDGEKHLSVASFPDLAERAFVISSFGKTYHVTGWKIAYCLAPKELMTEFRKAHQFVVFTVHTPSQHAIAHYIRLGTHKLLSDFYQAKRDFFLRHMKASRFQWQPSRATYFVSASYAHLPEFEHLSEAEFAAMLARKMGVACIPVSAFYREAEDHRVVRFCFAKKEETLARAAERLEKL, from the coding sequence ATGAAACCGCCTGTCTCCAAACTCCCGCGCGTCGGCACCACCATCTTTACCACCATGTCGGCCCTCGCACAGGAAGTCGGCGCGGTCAATCTCGGGCAGGGCTTTCCCGATTTTGACTGTGACGCGCGTTTACTGGACATGATGAATGCGGCGATGCGCGCGGGCTTCAACCAGTATCCGCCGATGACCGGCATCCTTGAATTGCGCGAGGAAATCGCGAAGAAAGTATTCGAGTTGTATGGCCGGCAATACGATGTCGCCGCGGAAATCACCATCACCGCCGGCGCCACCCAGGCAATCCAGACCGCGCTCACGGCGATCGTGCATCCGGGTGATGAAGTCATCATTTTCGAGCCCGTATACGACAGCTACGAGCCGGTGATTCGTTTGAATGGTGGCGTGCCGGTGTATGCGCGGCTGGCGTTTCCCGATTACCGGCCCGACTGGAACGCCGTGCGTGCGCTTATCACGCCGCGCACGCGCGCGATCATGATCAACACGCCACACAATCCTACCGCAACGCTTTGGCCGCGCGCAGACATGGAAGCGTTGGCGGACTTGCTACGCGGCACGGACATCATGCTGATCAGCGATGAAGTCTATGAGCACATGGTGTACGACGGCGAGAAACACTTGAGCGTGGCGTCATTCCCGGATCTTGCCGAGCGCGCGTTTGTCATCTCGTCGTTCGGCAAGACTTATCACGTCACCGGCTGGAAGATCGCCTACTGTCTCGCCCCGAAAGAGTTGATGACGGAGTTTCGCAAGGCGCATCAGTTCGTGGTGTTTACGGTGCACACGCCTTCGCAGCACGCGATCGCGCATTACATTCGGCTTGGCACACACAAACTGCTTTCTGATTTTTATCAGGCGAAGCGCGACTTCTTTTTGAGGCACATGAAGGCGTCGCGCTTCCAATGGCAGCCTTCCCGGGCAACCTATTTTGTCTCGGCGAGCTATGCGCATCTGCCGGAGTTCGAACACTTATCCGAAGCGGAATTCGCGGCGATGCTCGCGCGAAAAATGGGCGTGGCGTGCATTCCGGTTTCAGCGTTTTATCGCGAGGCAGAAGATCATCGCGTGGTGCGCTTTTGCTTTGCCAAGAAGGAAGAGACGCTGGCGAGGGCGGCGGAGCGATTGGAAAAACTCTAG
- a CDS encoding response regulator transcription factor: MKARIMVVDDHAIVLHGLKQLINDEPDLDVCLQAESAEEALRILARERPDMLVTDISLPGLSGLDLVKKMTALYPKVPVLVLSMHDELGHGERAFRVGAKGYLVKQEATEKVIIAIRKILAGEVYLSERMQGVLLQKVRGKASTQPVSVLSALTDREYEIFRLIGLGLGSSEIAAKLVRSVKTIEAHRANLKKKLGLRNAHELNRFATNWAERERG; this comes from the coding sequence ATGAAAGCCCGCATCATGGTCGTGGATGATCACGCCATCGTCCTGCATGGTTTGAAACAACTCATCAATGATGAGCCGGATCTCGATGTCTGCCTGCAGGCCGAATCGGCCGAGGAGGCATTGCGTATCCTCGCGCGGGAACGCCCGGACATGTTGGTGACCGATATTTCCCTTCCTGGATTGTCGGGTCTGGACCTCGTCAAGAAAATGACGGCGCTTTATCCGAAGGTTCCGGTACTGGTGCTGAGCATGCACGACGAGCTGGGACACGGTGAGCGCGCCTTTCGCGTCGGCGCAAAAGGCTATCTGGTCAAGCAGGAAGCAACCGAAAAGGTCATCATTGCCATTCGCAAGATTCTTGCCGGTGAGGTCTATCTCAGCGAACGCATGCAAGGCGTCCTGTTGCAGAAGGTGCGCGGCAAAGCGTCCACGCAACCGGTGTCGGTGCTGTCCGCGCTCACCGATCGCGAGTATGAAATTTTCCGGCTCATCGGGCTCGGTCTCGGATCGAGCGAAATTGCCGCCAAGCTGGTGCGTAGCGTGAAGACCATTGAAGCGCATCGCGCCAACCTGAAGAAAAAACTCGGGTTGCGCAATGCCCATGAGCTGAACCGGTTCGCAACGAACTGGGCGGAGCGGGAACGGGGTTAG
- a CDS encoding DUF481 domain-containing protein: MKRISRVTALACALSSVGVLADPPKEDGLWRGSLAAGLAVASGNTKSTNFNIGADGLRATKEDKISLFLTSLYGSRDVAGRTEKTANLTRAGARYDWNLSDRSFVFGTLEAEQDKIQRLDSRIVLGGGFGYKVIKEKDTSWDLFGGVVYKKDRNTVTLTTLTPPPPRTFDSKVSNNSTELLLGEESNHKLSESTSFKQKLTLFPNMTRSGEYRAQFDSGLVTAIANGINLQVTLSNRYNSEAPAGTKKSDTLLLTGINIALGSK; encoded by the coding sequence ATGAAGAGAATTTCTCGTGTCACCGCGCTTGCCTGCGCATTGTCGTCCGTCGGCGTGTTGGCTGATCCGCCGAAGGAAGACGGATTGTGGCGGGGTTCGCTCGCTGCCGGCCTTGCGGTCGCGTCGGGCAATACCAAATCAACCAATTTCAACATTGGCGCCGACGGTTTGCGCGCCACCAAGGAAGACAAGATCAGTCTGTTCCTGACCTCCCTTTACGGCAGCCGCGATGTGGCCGGCAGGACCGAGAAGACCGCCAACCTCACGCGCGCCGGCGCGCGCTACGACTGGAATCTCTCCGATCGCTCATTCGTATTCGGCACGCTGGAAGCCGAGCAGGACAAGATCCAGCGCCTCGACTCGCGCATCGTGTTGGGCGGCGGGTTCGGCTACAAAGTGATCAAGGAAAAGGATACGTCGTGGGATTTGTTTGGTGGCGTGGTTTACAAGAAAGACAGGAACACCGTAACGCTGACCACATTGACGCCACCGCCGCCGCGGACCTTTGATTCCAAAGTCAGCAACAATTCAACGGAACTGTTGCTCGGTGAAGAATCGAATCACAAGCTGAGCGAATCCACATCGTTCAAACAAAAGCTGACCCTGTTCCCGAACATGACGCGCTCGGGTGAATACCGCGCCCAGTTCGACTCGGGTCTCGTAACCGCGATCGCGAACGGCATCAACTTGCAGGTCACGCTGTCAAACCGCTACAACAGTGAAGCACCTGCGGGCACCAAGAAGAGCGACACACTTTTGTTGACCGGTATCAACATCGCGCTGGGCAGCAAATAG
- the uvrA gene encoding excinuclease ABC subunit UvrA codes for MEFIKIRGARTHNLKNINLDLPRHSLVVITGLSGSGKSSLAFDTLYAEGQRRYVESLSAYARQFLQLMEKPDVDLIEGLSPAISIEQKATSHNPRSTVGTVTEIHDYLRLLFARAGTPYCPEHQLPLEAQTVSQMVDTVAALPDGTKLTLLAPVVVNRKGEHLDMVEEFRSQGFVRLRVDGKVIEIDAFPKLDKMKKHTIEVVVDRLKVSPDPATGSPQALKQRLAESFETCLRVGESKAIAVNMETSKEILFSSKFSCPSCDYSISEMEPRLFSFNNPMGACPSCDGLGQITFFDPKRIAAYPGLSLAGGAIKGWDRRNQFYFQMLLGLAQHYQFDIDKPFDQLLPEVQQLILQGSGKEKISFKYPGERGKPILREEIFEGIVPNLERRYRETDSLAVREELAKYISTKSCPDCAGTRLRIEARHVKVGDKNLHELSAMALKDSRRWFDEVKLSPQKMAIADRILKEITARLTFLNNVGLDYLSLVRSADTLSGGEAQRIRLASQIGSGLTGVMYVLDEPSIGLHQRDNDRLLETLKRLRDLGNSVIVVEHDEDAINSADYVVDMGPGAGTHGGQVVAQGTPAEIRNASESLTGQYLSGKKAIAIPKKRTKVDLKKLLTIKGASGNNLKHVRFDLPVGAFVCITGVSGSGKSTLINDTLYKAVAHHIYASSDEPAPFEVIEGLDHFDKVINVDQSPIGRTPRSNPATYTGLFTPIRDLFASVPESRARGYGPGRFSFNVKGGRCEACQGDGVIKVEMHFLPDVYVPCDVCHGKRYNRETLEVHYKHKNIHEVLDMTVEQAYEFFKPVPVVARKLHTLLDVGLGYIRLGQSATTLSGGEAQRVKLSLELSKRDTGRTLFILDEPTTGLHFHDIDLLLKVLHRLRDHGNTVVVIEHNLDVIKTADWMIDLGPEGGDGGGEIIAQGTPEDVAQAPRSFTGRYLAPLLGTPKKRVANTTR; via the coding sequence ATGGAATTCATCAAGATCCGCGGTGCCCGCACCCACAATCTCAAGAACATCAATCTCGATTTGCCGCGACATTCGCTGGTGGTGATCACCGGCCTGTCCGGCTCGGGAAAATCTTCACTTGCGTTTGATACCTTGTATGCCGAAGGGCAGCGGCGCTACGTGGAATCGCTGTCGGCCTATGCGCGGCAGTTCTTGCAGTTGATGGAAAAGCCGGACGTTGATTTGATCGAAGGGCTGTCGCCCGCCATTTCGATCGAGCAAAAAGCAACCTCGCATAATCCGCGCTCCACCGTCGGCACGGTCACCGAGATTCACGATTACCTGCGTCTGTTGTTCGCACGTGCCGGGACGCCGTATTGTCCCGAGCATCAACTGCCGCTGGAAGCGCAGACGGTATCGCAGATGGTGGATACGGTTGCCGCACTGCCGGATGGCACCAAGCTCACGTTGCTGGCCCCTGTGGTGGTGAATCGCAAGGGCGAGCATCTGGATATGGTCGAGGAATTCCGCTCGCAGGGATTCGTGCGCTTGCGCGTCGACGGCAAGGTGATCGAGATCGATGCCTTCCCCAAGCTCGACAAGATGAAGAAACACACCATCGAAGTGGTGGTGGATCGCCTGAAGGTTTCACCCGATCCGGCGACGGGTTCGCCGCAGGCGTTGAAACAGCGCCTCGCGGAATCGTTTGAAACCTGCTTGCGTGTGGGCGAGAGCAAGGCCATCGCGGTCAACATGGAGACGAGCAAGGAAATCCTGTTCTCATCAAAATTTTCCTGCCCGTCCTGCGACTATTCGATCTCCGAAATGGAGCCGCGGTTGTTTTCGTTCAACAATCCGATGGGTGCATGCCCAAGCTGCGATGGCCTGGGCCAGATCACGTTTTTCGATCCGAAGCGAATTGCCGCCTACCCGGGATTGTCGCTCGCGGGCGGCGCGATCAAGGGCTGGGACCGGCGCAATCAGTTCTACTTCCAGATGCTGCTGGGGTTGGCGCAGCACTACCAGTTCGATATCGACAAACCCTTCGACCAGCTTTTGCCGGAAGTGCAGCAACTCATTCTCCAGGGCTCCGGCAAGGAAAAAATCTCGTTCAAGTATCCGGGCGAACGCGGCAAGCCGATCCTGCGAGAAGAGATTTTTGAAGGCATCGTGCCGAATCTGGAACGGCGCTATCGCGAAACCGATTCGCTGGCCGTGCGCGAGGAACTCGCCAAATACATTTCGACGAAGAGCTGTCCGGACTGTGCCGGCACGCGCCTGCGCATCGAGGCGCGTCACGTGAAAGTCGGCGATAAAAATCTGCATGAACTGTCTGCCATGGCGCTGAAAGATTCCAGACGCTGGTTCGACGAGGTCAAGCTTTCGCCGCAGAAAATGGCGATCGCCGATCGTATCCTGAAAGAAATTACCGCGCGCCTCACGTTCCTGAATAACGTCGGCCTGGACTATCTATCCTTGGTGCGTTCCGCCGATACGCTATCCGGTGGCGAGGCCCAGCGCATTCGCCTCGCCTCGCAAATCGGTTCCGGCCTGACGGGCGTGATGTATGTGCTTGACGAGCCCTCCATCGGCCTGCATCAGCGCGACAACGACCGCTTGCTGGAAACTTTGAAACGCCTGCGCGACCTGGGCAATTCGGTGATCGTGGTCGAACACGATGAGGATGCCATCAATTCCGCGGACTACGTGGTGGACATGGGCCCGGGCGCGGGAACGCACGGTGGCCAGGTGGTGGCACAGGGCACGCCGGCCGAAATAAGGAATGCCTCGGAGTCACTGACCGGCCAGTACCTGTCAGGCAAGAAAGCGATCGCGATTCCGAAGAAGCGCACCAAGGTCGACCTGAAAAAACTCCTGACGATCAAAGGTGCGTCCGGCAATAACCTGAAACATGTGCGATTCGATTTGCCCGTGGGCGCGTTCGTGTGCATTACCGGCGTATCCGGTTCAGGCAAATCCACGCTCATCAACGACACGTTGTACAAGGCGGTTGCACATCACATCTACGCGTCTTCCGATGAACCTGCGCCGTTCGAAGTCATCGAAGGGTTGGATCATTTCGACAAAGTCATCAACGTTGATCAGTCGCCGATTGGCCGCACGCCGCGTTCCAATCCCGCCACCTACACCGGACTGTTCACGCCGATCCGCGATCTGTTTGCCAGCGTGCCGGAATCGCGCGCGCGCGGTTATGGCCCGGGCCGCTTTTCGTTCAACGTCAAGGGTGGCCGCTGTGAAGCTTGCCAGGGCGACGGTGTCATCAAGGTGGAAATGCATTTCCTGCCTGACGTTTATGTGCCGTGCGATGTCTGCCACGGCAAGCGCTATAACCGTGAAACGCTGGAAGTGCATTACAAGCACAAGAACATCCACGAAGTACTCGATATGACGGTCGAGCAGGCCTACGAGTTCTTCAAACCGGTGCCGGTAGTGGCGCGGAAGTTGCACACTTTGCTTGATGTCGGCCTCGGCTATATTCGCCTCGGCCAAAGCGCCACCACGCTCTCCGGTGGCGAAGCGCAGCGCGTGAAACTCTCGCTGGAGCTTTCCAAGCGCGACACTGGCCGCACATTGTTCATTCTTGATGAGCCGACCACTGGCCTGCACTTCCACGATATCGATCTGTTGCTGAAAGTACTGCATCGCCTGCGCGATCACGGCAATACAGTTGTTGTCATTGAACACAACCTCGACGTGATCAAGACCGCGGACTGGATGATCGACCTCGGCCCGGAAGGCGGAGATGGCGGCGGCGAAATCATTGCGCAGGGAACGCCCGAAGACGTCGCGCAAGCACCGCGAAGTTTCACCGGCCGGTATCTTGCGCCGCTACTCGGAACACCAAAAAAGCGTGTCGCCAATACAACACGCTGA
- the ssb gene encoding single-stranded DNA-binding protein, whose translation MASVNKVILVGNLGRDPETRYMPDGGAITNISIATTSTWKDKSGEKQEATEWHRISFFGKLAEIAGEYLKKGSQVYVEGKLRTRKWQDKDGQDKYTTEIIADSMQMLGSRQGMGGDSGGDYARSSGGAQSSGGAPSGPSAGSSSKPGGGPKGGAAKFEDMDDDIPF comes from the coding sequence ATGGCATCAGTCAATAAAGTCATCCTGGTGGGCAATCTGGGTCGTGATCCAGAAACACGCTATATGCCCGACGGCGGCGCAATCACCAACATCTCGATTGCGACCACGTCGACCTGGAAAGACAAGAGCGGCGAAAAACAGGAAGCCACAGAATGGCATCGCATTTCGTTCTTCGGCAAGTTGGCCGAAATCGCCGGCGAATATCTGAAAAAAGGCTCGCAGGTTTACGTCGAAGGCAAACTCCGCACGCGTAAATGGCAGGACAAGGACGGCCAGGATAAATACACGACCGAGATCATCGCGGATTCCATGCAGATGCTGGGGTCGCGGCAAGGAATGGGCGGCGATAGCGGCGGGGACTATGCGCGCTCATCGGGTGGCGCCCAGTCTTCCGGTGGCGCACCAAGCGGACCTTCAGCGGGTTCTTCCTCGAAACCGGGTGGCGGGCCCAAGGGTGGCGCGGCGAAGTTTGAAGATATGGACGACGATATTCCGTTTTGA
- a CDS encoding DMT family protein, protein MGNLFGSPVFTASLLLIASNVFMTFAWYAHLKNLSGRHWFLAAMASWGIALFEYLLQVPANRIGYTQMNLAQLKILQEVITLSVFVPFAIFYMQEPLRWNYLWAGLCLMGAVYFIFKS, encoded by the coding sequence ATGGGTAATTTGTTTGGTTCGCCCGTCTTCACCGCCAGCCTGCTGTTGATTGCCTCGAATGTTTTCATGACCTTTGCCTGGTACGCGCATCTGAAAAATCTTTCGGGCAGGCACTGGTTCCTCGCGGCGATGGCGAGTTGGGGTATCGCGCTGTTTGAATACCTGCTTCAAGTGCCGGCGAATCGCATCGGTTATACCCAGATGAACCTGGCGCAACTGAAAATATTGCAGGAAGTCATCACGCTGTCGGTATTCGTGCCGTTCGCTATTTTCTATATGCAGGAACCATTACGTTGGAATTACCTGTGGGCCGGGCTGTGTTTGATGGGCGCGGTTTATTTTATCTTCAAGAGTTAA
- the gshB gene encoding glutathione synthase — MKFAFIVDPLAKLKAYKDSSVFMMREAARRGHEVWAFEAHEIFSAGQVCANAHRLDVSSDNHAWYREVSSNTQPLTFFDAVLMRKDPPFNQEYLYSTLLLSLAEQQGARIVNRPNALRDYNEKLAILKFERFTSPTLVTADMGRIHAFVDEHRDVIVKKLDGMGGTSIFLVRKDDPNRNAIIEVQTINGCETIMAQRYIPEITKGDKRVLVIDGNVVPFCLARIPKDGETRGNLAAGGRGVAQAISPRDREIAEAVGPQLKADGLTLVGLDIIGDYLTEVNVTSPTCLVEIFEQVGFNAAALIIDALEKRNA, encoded by the coding sequence ATGAAGTTTGCCTTTATCGTTGATCCGCTGGCAAAACTCAAGGCCTACAAGGATTCCTCCGTCTTCATGATGCGCGAAGCCGCGAGACGCGGCCACGAAGTGTGGGCATTCGAAGCGCACGAAATCTTTTCCGCCGGGCAAGTGTGCGCCAACGCGCATCGCCTCGACGTTTCCAGTGACAATCATGCCTGGTATCGCGAGGTATCGTCGAACACGCAGCCGCTGACCTTTTTCGATGCGGTGCTGATGCGCAAGGACCCGCCTTTCAATCAGGAATACCTTTATTCGACGTTGTTGCTGAGCCTCGCCGAGCAGCAGGGCGCGCGCATCGTCAACCGGCCGAATGCATTGCGCGACTACAACGAGAAACTCGCGATCCTGAAATTCGAGCGCTTCACTTCGCCCACGCTGGTCACGGCCGACATGGGCCGTATTCATGCATTCGTCGATGAGCATCGTGACGTCATCGTCAAGAAACTCGATGGCATGGGCGGCACCTCGATTTTTCTCGTGCGCAAGGACGACCCGAATCGCAACGCCATCATTGAAGTGCAGACGATCAATGGCTGCGAAACCATCATGGCGCAACGCTACATTCCCGAGATCACCAAAGGCGACAAGCGCGTGCTGGTGATCGACGGCAATGTGGTGCCGTTCTGCCTCGCGCGCATCCCGAAGGATGGCGAAACACGCGGCAATCTCGCCGCCGGCGGGCGCGGCGTCGCGCAAGCAATTTCGCCGCGTGATCGCGAAATCGCCGAAGCAGTCGGTCCGCAATTGAAGGCCGACGGCCTTACCCTCGTCGGGCTCGACATCATCGGCGATTACCTGACCGAGGTGAATGTGACGTCACCCACCTGTCTTGTCGAAATATTCGAGCAGGTCGGCTTTAATGCGGCGGCGTTGATCATCGACGCGCTGGAAAAGCGCAACGCGTAA
- a CDS encoding carbohydrate binding family 9 domain-containing protein, translating into MSIRISQEPSRLIRQIAMACIAAAIALAAAAQTPAERRNPPITATALLPGESINIDGKLDDAVWQRIKPITEFYEYRPGDALPAKFPTEARIAYGEHALYIGITAIDPQPARIDAPLVRRDQVLGTQDFVAIHIDPLGTRKFAQIFRVNAAGAIGDGLFNDATASEDLSPDFEFEARTAVNSTGWTAEIRIPFSTLRYSSPPSPNWSIQIVRLISRDQEYRLANARIPRNSNCFLCYAQTLEGMTNLPVGTEFTVTPQMTLRHANDRHNDGPRHGKTDLVAGVDVKFRPRPDLVFDATINPDFSQVELDAPQLGGSAQFALFFPEKRPFFLEGADILSSPFTGAIYTRSINDPAWGARLTRRNETNDFTILTARDDGKGFILLPGPLDTGYATQETKSQATIGRFRSHLGNLSVGGLVTDRTYESAPGNPAAYNRVAGVDFVWRPAGETRVRGQLLGSFTKDPRNPREPVTPDNDYAAMGDYDYRDATWGLSGGVEQVGRGFRADNGFFGQAGYTNARQEIQRRWNHVGPFHEVSPFVNLVRTVDDAGNLLYRQAVPGIFFATDKNTNIAIEWRPNTRVRIRNEGDTLKRDQVFASIETSPGTWLSRLFVETAIGDRADIVGNVIRRGYYIGANATLRLSDRFEIEPRIDESVMGTGILATGSDIALRERAMQITSVYHFTARDHLRFIGQYSSVKRESAFYAEPVTANEKTETLSLVYGHLRSLGTSVYVGATTSRSIDSGAETKRRQNEVFVKISWAFDMVALFL; encoded by the coding sequence GTGAGCATCCGCATCTCACAAGAGCCGAGCAGACTCATTCGGCAAATCGCGATGGCATGTATCGCGGCAGCAATTGCGTTGGCGGCCGCAGCGCAGACGCCTGCCGAGCGCCGCAACCCGCCGATCACAGCCACCGCGCTCCTGCCCGGTGAGTCCATCAATATCGACGGCAAGCTCGACGACGCGGTCTGGCAGCGCATCAAGCCGATAACGGAATTCTATGAGTACCGCCCGGGTGATGCATTGCCCGCAAAATTTCCCACCGAAGCCCGCATCGCCTACGGTGAACACGCGCTCTATATCGGCATCACCGCGATTGATCCGCAGCCCGCCAGGATTGATGCGCCATTGGTGCGCCGCGATCAGGTCCTGGGCACGCAGGATTTTGTCGCCATTCATATCGACCCCCTGGGCACGCGAAAATTCGCGCAAATTTTTCGCGTCAATGCGGCAGGCGCAATCGGTGATGGCCTGTTCAACGATGCCACCGCCAGCGAGGACCTTTCGCCCGACTTCGAATTCGAGGCGCGCACCGCGGTTAATTCAACCGGCTGGACCGCCGAAATACGCATCCCGTTTTCAACGCTGCGTTATTCCAGTCCGCCGTCCCCGAACTGGAGCATTCAGATCGTTCGACTCATTTCGCGAGACCAGGAGTATCGTCTGGCGAACGCCCGCATCCCGCGCAACTCAAATTGTTTTCTCTGTTACGCACAAACACTTGAGGGCATGACCAACCTGCCGGTCGGCACCGAGTTCACCGTCACGCCGCAGATGACGTTGCGACATGCCAACGACCGGCACAATGATGGCCCTCGGCACGGCAAGACCGATTTAGTCGCCGGCGTCGATGTGAAATTCCGCCCGCGGCCGGACCTGGTCTTTGACGCCACCATCAACCCGGATTTTTCGCAGGTGGAACTCGATGCCCCGCAGCTGGGCGGCAGCGCGCAGTTCGCCTTGTTCTTTCCCGAAAAGCGGCCGTTTTTTCTCGAGGGCGCGGACATACTTTCGTCGCCGTTCACGGGTGCCATTTATACGCGCTCCATCAATGACCCTGCATGGGGCGCGCGCCTCACCCGGCGCAATGAAACCAACGACTTCACGATCCTCACCGCGCGCGATGATGGCAAGGGTTTCATCCTGTTGCCTGGCCCGCTCGACACCGGCTATGCCACCCAGGAGACCAAGTCACAGGCGACCATTGGCCGCTTTCGCTCTCATCTGGGCAATTTGTCGGTGGGTGGACTGGTGACCGATCGCACCTATGAAAGCGCACCCGGCAACCCGGCCGCGTACAACCGCGTCGCCGGCGTTGATTTCGTCTGGCGTCCGGCGGGCGAGACGCGCGTGCGCGGCCAGCTTCTGGGCAGCTTCACCAAGGATCCGCGTAATCCGCGCGAGCCGGTAACGCCCGACAATGACTATGCCGCGATGGGGGACTATGACTACCGCGACGCGACGTGGGGCTTGTCCGGCGGCGTCGAACAGGTTGGCCGCGGTTTTCGCGCGGACAACGGCTTTTTCGGCCAGGCCGGTTACACCAATGCGCGCCAGGAAATCCAGCGCAGGTGGAACCATGTCGGGCCTTTTCATGAAGTGTCACCCTTCGTCAATCTCGTTCGTACCGTGGACGATGCGGGCAACCTGCTGTACCGGCAAGCCGTGCCCGGTATTTTTTTCGCCACCGACAAAAACACCAACATCGCCATCGAGTGGCGGCCCAATACGCGCGTGCGCATCCGCAATGAAGGGGACACGTTGAAGCGCGATCAGGTATTTGCGTCGATCGAAACGTCGCCGGGCACATGGCTGTCGCGCCTTTTCGTTGAGACGGCAATCGGTGACCGCGCGGATATCGTCGGCAACGTCATCCGTCGCGGTTATTACATCGGCGCCAACGCAACTTTGCGGCTGTCCGATCGATTTGAAATCGAACCGCGCATCGATGAATCGGTGATGGGAACGGGCATTCTTGCCACCGGCAGCGACATCGCGCTGCGCGAACGCGCGATGCAGATCACATCGGTCTATCACTTCACCGCACGCGACCACCTGCGATTCATCGGCCAGTACAGCAGTGTCAAACGCGAATCAGCGTTCTATGCGGAGCCGGTTACCGCCAATGAAAAAACCGAAACGCTGTCGCTGGTGTACGGGCATTTGCGCAGCCTCGGCACCAGTGTGTACGTGGGCGCCACCACTTCGCGAAGCATTGACAGCGGCGCCGAGACGAAGCGGCGTCAGAACGAAGTGTTCGTGAAGATCTCCTGGGCCTTTGATATGGTCGCGCTGTTTTTATAA